A single window of Aspergillus flavus chromosome 4, complete sequence DNA harbors:
- a CDS encoding beta-glucosidase-related glycosidase: MVGKWHLGESVDNQPAGFDYWSVLPGQGLYWDPDFIEPTGERVESGYVTDIITDKSLDWIKSRDRDRPFFLMCHHKAPHRSWECDDKHKHLYKDPVRLPDTFTDDYKNRAKAAKIAKMRVAEDLTYQDLGLVQPDGGRRVGEPVLQEFGSSERKVPVPGSIAELQSMRLIDKDDGTVFTFKSHAELAEFKFQRYMQRYIRTIQSIDDNVGRMLDYLDSEPQLAENTIVVYTSDQGFFLGEHGWFDKRFMYEESFQMPFLIRYPKEIIAGSVCDDIICNVDFAPTWLDYANLPAPSYMQGTSFRPLLQGRTPESWQQVAYHRYWMHNDIIHHAYAHYGIRNQRYKLIYWYNEPLDVPGARPGGREHKEWELFDCDKDPLELFNVYHKGEYQGVVRQMTTLLEKKMAEIGDEPVHPKPQWLLGLVFAWRTFKYMSIHVQYCPLEQYLEAFLFKLCVTAIAHYVLAASVHSETSVGTLHRERAEALLSQMTWEEKVGQMGGIRRLLNTGPEIDEENYEYRQAEYQNGNIGFGATLNWADDILPLTNEVRQRQINESRLHIPFITVTDSINSLYLSGGTIFPSNLAMAATFNIPLFSEGVAALREEQIAIGVSWVLSPPLDIAWEPRYSRIGELFGEDSYLTGEFGHAYVQTMQDKDDSGNIKVATTVKHFVYGESRGGINAASMYGGINHLYNDQLRPYLRALEADPAAVMVSYASVDLVPMSANKYLVRDILRQRLGFEGIVMSDAGGIAHLYTESRLAGSYAEAALLALEAGLQMELSPQSPAVFPTLVAAAEDSHVGQLIDEAVLNILQLKFATGVFDKPLPDPAKVNETLRTPAHLEISRHVTRESIVLLQNDGILPTTPSKVALLGPFADIRNYGSYAPVNSSDSQYGNSLYQSLQAKLGTSNVTLVQGVDFIDTDTTNIATAVSAAKEAGLAIIVLGSLSVGTTDPLVTKRTDGEFFTHANLGFPGAQQQLLDAVLDASIPTILVLSGGQPFVLNNSTLRSNAILHSFLGGEFTGDALAEIIMGDVNPSGKLPISLPQDTSATPVFYDYLPSDDTGTADSILGFHSTYQFPLLSRSPPMPFGFGLSYTDFTISAPRARASNSSVEVRVNITNVGPIAGKEVVQLYHRPNTTTGIEVPVKRLVRFEKVDLHAGEGREVRFVIPHKDLGYYVDGELRVKRGVYSFWAGTSSRTEDLKGVNVTVL; encoded by the exons ATGGTTGGAAAATGGCACCTTGGGGAGAGTGTTGATAATCAACCTGCAGGCTTCGACTACTGGTCTGTTCTGCCTGGACAAGGCCTCTACTGGGATCCCGACTTCATTGAGCCCACCGGGGAGCGGGTCGAATCAGGATACGTGACAGACATTATCACCGACAAGTCTCTGGATTGGATCAAGTCGCGAGACCGCGATCGTCCGTTCTTCCTAATGTGCCACCACAAAGCGCCCCATCGGTCATGGGAATGCGATGACAAGCACAAGCACTTGTACAAGGACCCCGTGCGCTTGCCTGATACATTCACCGACGACTATAAGAACCGCGCGAAAGCGGCCAAGATCGCCAAGATGCGCGTCGCTGAAGACCTCACCTACCAAGATCTCGGACTCGTACAGCCAGATGGCGGCCGCAGAGTTGGCGAACCTGTGCTGCAAGAATTTGGTAGCAGCGAGCGCAAGGTTCCGGTCCCAGGTTCAATTGCTGAGCTTCAATCAATGAGACTAATTGACAAAGATGATGGCACTGTCTTTACATTCAAAAGCCACGCCGAGTTAGCCGAATTTAAGTTTCAGCGATACATGCAACGCTACATTCGCACTATCCAATCGATTGATGATAACGTCGGCCGCATGTTAGACTACCTGGATTCAGAACCCCAGCTAGCAGAGAACACAATCGTTGTCTATACCTCCGACCAAGGGTTCTTTCTAGGAGAGCACGGCTGGTTTGATAAGAGATTCATGTACGAAGAGTCATTTCAAATGCCATTTCTCATCAGATACCCGAAGGAGATCATTGCTGGGTCAGTGTGCGACGATATAATCTGCAACGTCGATTTTGCGCCCACATGGTTGGACTACGCCAACCTCCCTGCGCCCTCATACATGCAAGGCACGTCCTTCCGTCCACTCTTGCAGGGCCGTACGCCGGAGTCCTGGCAACAGGTGGCATATCACCGATACTGGATGCATAACGACATTATCCACCATGCATATGCACATTATGGTATACGTAACCAGAGGTACAAGCTGATCTATTGGTACAACGAGCCCTTAGACGTCCCGGGAGCGCGTCCCGGGGGCAGGGAGCATAAAGAGTGGGAGCTCTTTGACTGTGACAAGGATCCATTAGAGCTGTTCAATGTGTATCATAAAGGAGAATATCAAGGCGTGGTCAGGCAGATGACTACACTgttagagaagaagatggctgAAATTGGGGATGAGCCTGTTCATCCGAAGCCGCAATGGCTGCTGGG TTTAGTCTTTGCTTGGCGGACTTTTAAGTACATGTCTATACACGTCCAATACTGTCCTCTAGAGCAATATC TTGAAGCATTCCTGTTCAAGCTGTGCGTAACAGCCATTGCTCACTATG TCCTCGCGGCCTCTGTGCACTCAGAGACGTCAGTGGGAACATTGCATAGAGAACGTGCTGAAGCATTGTTGAGCCAGATGAcctgggaagagaaggttgGCCAGATGGGTGGTATCCGTCGGCTTCTAAATACCGGTCCGGAGATAGACGAGGAAAACTACGAATACAGGCAAGCGGAGTACCAGAACGGCAACATTG GCTTTGGTGCTACGCTCAACTGGGCCGATGACATTCTTCCACTCACAAACGAAGTGCGACAGAGGCAAATCAATGAGAGTCGGCTTCATATCCCATTCATCACCGTTACAGACTCAATTAACAGTCTCTACCTGTCCGGGGGTACTATCTTCCCAAGTAATCTGGCCATGGCGGCTACATTCAACATTCCGCTGTTCAGCGAGGGCGTTGCTGCCCTTCGTGAAGAGCAAATAGCAATCGGCGTCTCATGGGTTCTGTCTCCGCCACTAGACATAGCGTGGGAGCCGCGGTATTCCCGCATCGGTGAGCT GTTTGGCGAGGACTCTTACTTAACTGGTGAATTTGGCCATGCCTATGTCCAGACTATGCAGGACAAAGACGATTCAGGAAACATCAAAGTCGCCACGACCGTCAAGCACTTCGTCTATGGCGAGAGTCGTGGTGGGATCAATGCTGCCAGCATGTATGGGGGAATCAACCATCTTTATAACGATCAGTTGCGTCCTTATCTACGGGCATTGGAAGCAGATCCCGCCGCTGTCATGGTCTCTTACGCGTCGGTCGACTTGGTCCCAATGTCGGCGAACAAGTATCTCGTGCGGGACATTCTTCGCCAAAGGCTTGGCTTTGAGGGTATTGTTATGTCAGATGCAGGAGGCATTGCACATCTCTATACTGAGTCTCGGCTGGCCGGCTCATATGCCGAGGCCGCGTTACTAGCACTGGAAGCTGGGTTGCAGATGGAGTTGAGTCCCCAGTCTCCGGCTGTATTCCCCACTCTTGTTGCAGCTGCAGAGGATAGCCATGTAGGGCAGTTGATCGATGAGGCTgtattaaatattcttcaGCTGAAGTTCGCAACCGGTGTTTTCGACAAACCTCTTCCTGACCCGGCCAAAGTGAACGAGACCCTGCGAACGCCTGCCCACCTCGAGATTAGCCGCCATGTCACCAGAGAAAGCATAGTCCTGCTTCAGAATGATGGTATCCTACCGACAACACCATCAAAGGTGGCCCTTCTCGGCCCATTCGCTGATATCCGTAACTACGGCTCCTATGCGCCTGTGAACTCGAGTGACTCTCAGTATGGCAACTCACTCTATCAAAGTCTCCAAGCCAAGCTCGGTACAAGTAATGTGACCCTGGTCCAAGGGGTCGACTTCATTGACACTGATACCACGAACATTGCAACCGCCGTGTCAGCCGCCAAAGAGGCCGGGCTTGCAATTATCGTCCTCGGCTCGCTCTCCGTCGGGACCACAGACCCCCTAGTAACCAAGCGGACCGACGGGGAGTTCTTCACGCACGCCAACCTGGGCTTCCCAGGGGCTCAACAGCAACTCCTCGATGCTGTGCTGGACGCGTCAATTCCCACGATCCTGGTCCTTTCCGGCGGACAGCCTTTCGTACTCAATAATTCGACCCTCCGCAGCAATGCGattctccattctttcttgGGCGGCGAATTCACTGGCGATGCTTTAGCCGAGATCATCATGGGCGACGTCAACCCCAGCGGCAAGTTGCCGATCAGTTTGCCACAAGATACATCTGCAACGCCAGTGTTTTACGATTACCTTCCGAGTGACGATACCGGCACAGCGGATAGCATCTTAGGATTTCATTCCACGTACCAGTTTCCTCTGCTTTCACGGTCTCCGCCGATGCCGTTTGGATTTGGCTTGAGTTATACAGATTTCACGATCTCGGCCCCTAGGGCGAGAGCTAGCAATAGCAGTGTTGAGGTGCGTGTGAATATTACCAATGTTGGTCCTATCGCTGGGAAGGAAGTCGTGCAACTATATCATCGCCCGAACACGACGACAGGCATCGAAGTTCCTGTGAAGCGCCTAGTGAGATTTGAGAAGGTTGACCTACACGCTGGGGAAGGTAGAGAGGTTCGATTTGTCATTCCGCATAAAGATCTTGGATACTATGTCGATGGGGAGTTGCGTGTGAAGAGAGGAGTCTACTCCTTCTGGGCTGGTACGAGCTCGAGAACGGAGGATCTGAAGGGCGTCAACGTGACAGTTCTTTAA